One Roseofilum casamattae BLCC-M143 genomic region harbors:
- a CDS encoding DoxX family membrane protein — translation METVALNKRLALSLFLLRISVFIVMLMWTLDKFFNPEHGAAVFEKFYLISGLGNIAVYSIGTVQLAIVLAFVTGYQKKISYLLVLFMHSVSTFSSFKVYLTPLEVPNLLFFAAWPMLAACFTLYYLKDFDTKWSL, via the coding sequence ATGGAAACAGTAGCTTTAAACAAGCGTTTAGCGTTATCTCTTTTTCTATTACGAATTAGTGTTTTTATCGTCATGTTGATGTGGACGCTAGATAAATTTTTCAACCCCGAACATGGTGCGGCTGTATTTGAAAAATTTTACTTGATTAGCGGGTTAGGTAATATCGCAGTTTATTCTATTGGTACGGTTCAATTAGCGATCGTCCTAGCATTCGTGACTGGATACCAAAAGAAAATCAGTTATCTTCTCGTACTCTTTATGCATTCCGTCTCGACATTTTCTAGTTTTAAGGTCTATCTTACTCCCCTTGAGGTTCCTAACCTGCTATTTTTCGCTGCTTGGCCCATGCTAGCAGCTTGTTTTACCCTGTACTACCTCAAAGATTTCGATACAAAATGGTCGCTCTAG
- a CDS encoding methyltransferase domain-containing protein — protein MLDQSTTPIYNIESEVLSRYQAGAKTHEPSLCCPTEYQDVRYLDVIPDEILTKDYGCGDPTRYAEVGDVVVDLGSGAGKNCYMVAQKVGAEGKVIGVDFNDVMLDLARKYQEEIADNIGFHNTEFVKGKIQDLKLPLASLQQWLSDRPISSLEQLSECEAEAERLRAESPLIADNSVDLVISNCVLNLVKPRDKKQLFQEIFRVLKKGGRAVISDIVCDEVPTAKIMSDPELWSGCISGAFLESEFLEMFAEAGFYGIEILSFQQEPWQTIDGIEFRSMTVRAYKGKQGPCLECNQAVIYKGPWKSIQDDDGHTYYRGERMVVCDKTFHLLTDRDGPYAGQFIPILPYEEIALEDAVAFDCRINSRRHPKESKGQHYNVTQLADGAASCSTDSCC, from the coding sequence ATGCTAGACCAGAGCACTACACCCATTTACAATATTGAGAGCGAAGTCCTCAGCCGTTACCAAGCAGGGGCCAAAACCCACGAACCCAGTCTCTGTTGCCCCACTGAATATCAAGACGTTCGCTATCTTGATGTCATTCCTGACGAAATCTTAACCAAGGATTACGGTTGCGGCGATCCAACTCGTTATGCTGAAGTTGGCGATGTGGTCGTAGATTTAGGTTCAGGTGCCGGAAAAAACTGCTATATGGTGGCTCAGAAAGTTGGTGCAGAAGGTAAAGTAATCGGCGTTGACTTTAATGATGTAATGCTCGACCTCGCGCGGAAATATCAAGAAGAAATTGCGGATAACATTGGATTTCATAATACCGAATTTGTCAAAGGCAAGATCCAAGACTTGAAACTTCCTCTTGCCTCTCTTCAACAGTGGCTGAGCGATCGTCCGATTTCCTCATTAGAGCAACTTTCTGAGTGCGAAGCAGAAGCCGAGCGACTGCGCGCAGAATCTCCGTTGATTGCTGATAATAGCGTCGATCTGGTCATCTCAAATTGCGTACTGAACTTGGTGAAACCAAGGGATAAAAAACAACTCTTTCAAGAAATTTTCCGCGTCCTCAAAAAAGGCGGAAGAGCAGTGATTTCAGATATCGTTTGTGATGAAGTTCCCACTGCCAAAATCATGAGCGATCCGGAATTGTGGAGTGGTTGTATTTCTGGTGCGTTTTTAGAGTCAGAATTTTTGGAGATGTTCGCCGAAGCTGGTTTTTATGGCATTGAAATACTCAGCTTCCAACAAGAACCTTGGCAGACCATTGACGGTATTGAATTTCGCTCAATGACAGTGCGCGCTTACAAAGGGAAGCAAGGCCCGTGTTTGGAGTGCAATCAAGCCGTTATTTATAAAGGTCCTTGGAAGTCCATCCAAGATGACGACGGTCATACTTATTATCGTGGCGAGAGAATGGTTGTCTGCGATAAAACCTTCCATCTCTTAACCGATCGAGATGGACCTTACGCCGGTCAATTTATTCCGATCTTGCCCTACGAAGAGATTGCCTTAGAGGATGCTGTTGCTTTCGATTGTCGCATTAATTCTCGCCGCCATCCGAAAGAAAGTAAAGGGCAACATTATAACGTGACTCAGCTCGCAGATGGTGCGGCATCTTGTTCCACAGATAGCTGTTGTTAA
- a CDS encoding NUDIX hydrolase — protein MVARSSMSPTHVALAVLYREDRYLMQLRDDIPGILYPGYWGLFGGHLEPGESPDRGMERELLEEIGYCPPRLEKFGCDTDEGIIRHIYHGRLTVGLEELVLQEGMDMGLLSPEQVRDGRALSLKLDKVRPLGLPHQRIVLGIINAHFG, from the coding sequence ATGGTTGCACGATCGAGCATGTCACCAACTCACGTTGCTTTAGCCGTTCTCTACCGCGAAGATCGCTATTTAATGCAGCTTCGCGACGATATCCCCGGAATTTTGTATCCGGGATATTGGGGCTTGTTTGGCGGACATTTAGAGCCGGGGGAATCTCCAGATCGCGGCATGGAGCGCGAGCTATTGGAAGAGATTGGGTACTGTCCTCCTCGCTTAGAAAAGTTTGGTTGCGATACTGATGAAGGTATCATTCGCCATATCTACCACGGACGATTAACGGTTGGACTGGAGGAACTGGTGTTGCAAGAAGGTATGGATATGGGTTTATTGTCTCCAGAGCAAGTGCGGGACGGACGAGCCTTATCGCTAAAACTCGATAAAGTTCGTCCGTTGGGACTGCCTCACCAGCGTATTGTGCTCGGGATTATTAATGCCCATTTTGGATAA
- a CDS encoding MgPME-cyclase complex family protein, translated as MTTYHYVLASKKFLIEEEPLEEVLRERTRNYREREKEIDFWLIEQPAFLDAAELAAHKKECPQPAAAIISTDPQFITWLKLRLEYVLTGKFEAPSESIADPFASLVAST; from the coding sequence ATGACCACTTACCACTACGTTCTGGCCAGCAAAAAATTCCTCATCGAAGAAGAACCCCTTGAAGAAGTCTTGCGCGAAAGAACTCGTAACTATCGAGAACGAGAAAAAGAAATCGATTTTTGGTTAATCGAGCAACCTGCCTTTTTAGACGCTGCAGAGCTGGCCGCGCACAAAAAAGAATGCCCGCAACCCGCTGCTGCGATTATTTCTACCGATCCGCAATTTATCACCTGGCTCAAATTGCGCCTAGAATACGTCCTAACGGGTAAATTTGAGGCCCCTTCCGAAAGCATTGCCGACCCCTTTGCTTCTCTGGTGGCTTCTACTTAA